Proteins found in one Flavobacterium channae genomic segment:
- a CDS encoding CbbQ/NirQ/NorQ/GpvN family protein: MITTEKKIFYKAVGQEIEVFNQINQLQLPLLLKGPTGSGKSRFIEYMANELNKKLVTVSCHEETSATDLIGRFIIKGAETIWIDGPLSIAVKNGYILYLDEVAEARPDVIVAIHSLTDHRRELFIDKLGETIKAHSDFLLVASFNPGYQKGFKELKPSTRQRFVALSFDYPNPKIEAEILVNETGIQHDIAQKLVAIGTKIRNLTELGLTETVSTRLLVDAAKLINNGLPKRLAVHVAVVEPLTDEQETIQALNDLCDLMI; this comes from the coding sequence ATGATAACAACAGAAAAAAAAATATTTTACAAGGCAGTTGGTCAAGAAATAGAAGTGTTTAATCAAATTAATCAACTGCAATTACCTCTTTTGTTAAAAGGGCCAACAGGTTCTGGTAAGTCTCGTTTTATCGAATATATGGCTAATGAGTTAAACAAAAAATTAGTTACGGTAAGTTGTCACGAAGAAACTTCAGCAACCGATTTAATTGGACGTTTCATTATTAAAGGTGCCGAAACTATTTGGATTGATGGTCCATTGTCTATAGCTGTAAAAAATGGTTATATTTTATATTTAGATGAGGTTGCCGAAGCACGTCCGGATGTCATAGTAGCCATTCACTCTTTAACCGATCATAGAAGGGAACTTTTTATTGATAAATTAGGTGAAACCATTAAGGCGCATTCTGATTTTCTACTAGTAGCCTCTTTCAATCCAGGTTATCAAAAAGGATTCAAAGAGTTAAAACCTTCCACGCGTCAACGTTTTGTTGCTCTTTCATTCGATTATCCAAATCCAAAAATTGAAGCAGAAATTTTAGTAAACGAAACGGGAATTCAACACGATATTGCTCAAAAGTTAGTCGCAATCGGAACTAAAATCAGAAATCTTACCGAATTAGGTTTAACCGAAACCGTTTCTACTCGATTATTAGTTGATGCCGCTAAGCTAATCAATAATGGTTTACCAAAAAGATTAGCAGTACATGTTGCGGTTGTTGAGCCTTTAACAGATGAACAAGAAACCATACAAGCATTAAACGATTTGTGTGATTTAATGATTTAA
- a CDS encoding cbb3-type cytochrome c oxidase subunit I, whose protein sequence is MKYKSQKVAYWFFGLCMLLFALQIIYGFIMGFARIGMDGLHDFIPFNTARAVHTNLLVVWLLTGFMGAAYYIIPEEAQRELISVKWAYVQLISLAVVGVMAIVGYHFNIWEGRKFLEIPRELDFLVVVNVLLFLGLILGTLFKAERRTTTSLVLSMGLLFAALLYLPGMIWFDSQVTDSFFRWWVVHLWVEGVWELIMGGILSYLLIKLTGVDREVIEKWLYVIVGLTFLSGLLGTGHHYYYIGVNKIWLIVGGIFSALEPLAFLAMALFAVYMYRKGEKSHPNKIALFWTIGASIVSFIGAGLLGFAHTLPQTNIYTHGTLVTAMHGHYAFWGAYAMIVLAIISYALPNITGRKLYDSTRGHMAFWLSNIGMLGMTVAFGVAGVAQVYMERKMKMDFMDVQNEISIHFVVLLLCATLFTTGITLYILEFIKYGKPTDEALIKE, encoded by the coding sequence ATGAAATATAAATCACAGAAAGTAGCATATTGGTTCTTTGGATTATGCATGTTATTATTTGCATTACAAATTATCTATGGTTTTATAATGGGATTTGCCCGCATTGGAATGGATGGTCTTCACGATTTTATTCCGTTTAATACAGCAAGAGCTGTTCATACAAATTTATTAGTAGTTTGGTTGTTAACAGGTTTTATGGGAGCCGCTTATTATATTATCCCTGAAGAAGCTCAAAGGGAGTTGATAAGTGTAAAATGGGCTTACGTTCAGTTAATATCATTAGCCGTTGTAGGTGTAATGGCTATTGTAGGTTATCATTTTAATATTTGGGAAGGACGTAAATTCCTTGAAATTCCGAGAGAATTAGACTTTTTAGTTGTCGTAAATGTGTTGTTATTTCTAGGATTAATTTTAGGAACACTCTTTAAAGCAGAAAGGAGAACAACAACTTCGCTTGTATTATCAATGGGATTACTTTTTGCAGCCTTATTATACTTACCAGGTATGATTTGGTTCGATAGTCAAGTAACCGATTCATTCTTCCGTTGGTGGGTAGTTCACTTATGGGTTGAAGGAGTATGGGAACTAATCATGGGAGGTATTTTATCATATTTACTAATAAAACTTACAGGAGTAGATCGCGAAGTAATCGAAAAATGGTTATATGTAATTGTTGGTTTGACATTTTTATCAGGTTTATTAGGTACAGGTCACCACTATTATTATATCGGAGTAAATAAAATTTGGTTAATTGTAGGTGGAATTTTCTCTGCATTAGAACCGTTAGCTTTCTTGGCAATGGCATTATTTGCAGTATATATGTATAGAAAAGGTGAAAAATCGCATCCAAATAAAATTGCATTGTTCTGGACAATCGGAGCATCTATCGTTTCATTCATCGGTGCTGGATTGTTAGGATTTGCACATACTTTACCTCAAACAAATATTTATACACACGGAACATTAGTAACAGCAATGCACGGACATTATGCTTTCTGGGGGGCTTACGCAATGATTGTTTTAGCAATTATAAGTTATGCATTGCCTAATATAACCGGAAGAAAATTATACGACAGTACAAGAGGTCATATGGCGTTTTGGTTGTCAAATATTGGAATGCTTGGAATGACCGTAGCTTTTGGTGTTGCTGGTGTAGCTCAAGTGTACATGGAACGTAAAATGAAAATGGATTTTATGGACGTACAAAACGAAATTAGTATTCACTTTGTAGTATTATTACTTTGTGCTACATTATTTACAACAGGAATTACTTTATATATTTTAGAGTTTATTAAGTATGGTAAGCCTACTGATGAAGCTCTAATAAAAGAATAG
- a CDS encoding c-type cytochrome, with translation MLSKSQARAFFLGGTVVTFLVFIGLTIYSFMPKNDQTYHDKIDAKVIRGKEIWESNNCMGCHTILGEGGYYAPELTKVIERRGEGYVKAVLQSPVPWGPKGRKMVKYEMNDADAEAMIAYLKWIGNIDLNGFDRVVSPLAKDKK, from the coding sequence ATGTTATCAAAATCACAAGCACGAGCATTTTTTTTAGGTGGAACCGTAGTAACCTTTTTAGTCTTTATTGGCTTAACTATTTACTCGTTCATGCCTAAAAATGATCAAACTTATCATGATAAGATTGATGCAAAAGTTATTCGAGGAAAGGAAATCTGGGAATCGAATAATTGTATGGGTTGTCATACCATACTAGGAGAAGGAGGCTATTATGCTCCAGAACTTACTAAGGTTATAGAAAGAAGAGGAGAAGGTTATGTAAAAGCTGTATTACAATCTCCTGTGCCTTGGGGACCAAAAGGAAGAAAAATGGTTAAATATGAAATGAATGATGCCGATGCAGAAGCAATGATTGCTTATTTAAAATGGATAGGTAATATTGATTTAAATGGTTTTGATAGAGTAGTTTCCCCATTAGCAAAAGATAAAAAATAA
- the ric gene encoding iron-sulfur cluster repair di-iron protein, giving the protein MVIDSNKTVGNIVADDYRTAGVFSQLGIDFCCKGNRTIDEVCAKKGIDKYVLLDELERVTANNNNQGIDFKSWELDLLIDYIEKKHHRYVEEKIPQLLSFLNKIEQVHGVQHPELFEIKKLFKRSADELTQHMKKEELILFPFIKKMVEANRNNESLNNPGFGSVTNPIAMMMEEHENEGERFEKIVELSNNYTAPSNACNTYKVTYQMLQEFEADLHAHIHLENNILFPSAIVLQDKFY; this is encoded by the coding sequence ATGGTAATAGATTCAAACAAAACAGTGGGAAACATAGTAGCAGATGATTATAGAACTGCAGGTGTTTTCAGTCAATTAGGTATCGATTTTTGTTGTAAAGGAAACCGAACAATCGATGAAGTATGTGCAAAAAAAGGCATTGATAAATATGTGCTTTTAGACGAACTAGAACGTGTTACGGCAAACAACAACAATCAAGGAATCGATTTTAAATCTTGGGAATTAGATTTACTTATTGATTATATAGAAAAAAAACATCATCGATATGTAGAAGAAAAAATTCCTCAATTGTTATCTTTCTTAAACAAAATAGAACAAGTGCATGGCGTACAACACCCAGAACTATTCGAAATTAAAAAATTATTCAAAAGAAGTGCAGATGAACTAACTCAACACATGAAAAAAGAAGAGTTAATTCTGTTTCCATTTATAAAAAAAATGGTTGAAGCCAATAGAAATAATGAATCTCTAAATAATCCTGGGTTTGGTTCTGTAACTAATCCTATAGCCATGATGATGGAAGAACATGAAAATGAAGGTGAACGCTTTGAAAAAATTGTTGAGCTTTCAAACAATTACACAGCTCCATCAAATGCTTGTAATACTTATAAAGTAACCTATCAAATGTTACAAGAATTTGAAGCGGATTTACATGCGCACATTCATTTAGAAAATAATATTTTGTTTCCAAGTGCCATTGTTTTACAAGATAAGTTTTATTAG